CGAAAGCCAGAAATTCCGGGGAGGGGACGTGACCCACGACGGACAGGCAAGCGCAGGCGCGCCCGTTTTTTGGAAGCTCCCTGAGATCGGCGCGGAGAGTGACGCCGACGAAACTGACCCCTCGGATCACCAAAGTTTCTACGCATCGAGGTCGTCGGACGTGAGGGTCAGCTTTGTGGGCTTACCCGAGTTCGCGGTCGATACGAGGGACCTCCCTTCGCTTCGAGGTCCACAGTCGAGCGACAGCGGAATCTTGTTGAAGGCGGACGTGTCCGAGGCCGGCGAAGGGATGAGCGACGGCGAGATCATCGAGCAGCTGGAGACGAGCGTGTCGATGATCTTTCGCGTGCGCAAGCAGCTGGTGGAGGAAGGCTTCGACGCGGTCTTGACGCGGAAGCAGCACTCGCGCTCCTCCGTGCCGCGCATATTCGACGGCGAGAAGGAAGCGAAGCTGATCGCGCCGTCGTGCTCGGCGCCGCCGGAAGGCTATGCGCGCTGGACCTTGCGGCTGCTGGACCGAAAAGTGGTCGAGCTCAC
This genomic window from Methylosinus sp. PW1 contains:
- a CDS encoding helix-turn-helix domain-containing protein; translation: MTKIWIVSKLDMAGMLQLLMSTYRQGSESQKFRGGDVTHDGQASAGAPVFWKLPEIGAESDADETDPSDHQSFYASRSSDVRVSFVGLPEFAVDTRDLPSLRGPQSSDSGILLKADVSEAGEGMSDGEIIEQLETSVSMIFRVRKQLVEEGFDAVLTRKQHSRSSVPRIFDGEKEAKLIAPSCSAPPEGYARWTLRLLDRKVVELTIVDAASGSTIGRVFKKTSCSPIARSSESFLLMRTPPSSPRWRTCSKSIDVRMIRCCPWSVSTRRPSS